The following proteins come from a genomic window of Lolium rigidum isolate FL_2022 chromosome 5, APGP_CSIRO_Lrig_0.1, whole genome shotgun sequence:
- the LOC124652093 gene encoding protein transport protein SEC23-like, translating into MAEFFQLEEVDGIRMPWNVIPGTREDALSCVVPVSAIYTPLKPIDKMTVVPYSPLRCRMCRSILNPFSSVDYNSKIWQCTFCFQRNQFPQHYSSISENNLPPELFPQYTTMEYISAAETGPVAPPVFMFVVDTCMIEEEIDYLKSALAQTAELLPDNSLVGFITFGTYVQVHELGFGLLPKSYVFKGTKEVSKEQILDQMCFFSGKQKPTTGVIAGTRDGLSSESISRFLVPASECEFVLNSVIEGLQKDPWHIPADQRASRCTGAALSVAASLLGVCVPGSGARIMAFIGGPSTEGPGSIVSKSLSEPIRSHKDLDKDSAPLYDKAVKFYDQIAKQLVHQGHVLDLFACAVDQVGVAEMKVAIEKTGGIVVLAESFGHSVFKDSLLRIFQSADNNLGLSFNGILEINCSKDVKIQGIIGPCTSLEKKSPLSADTVIGQGNTSAWKMCGLDKKTSLCFVYDISRKVGPDSVAQQTSNQLYFQYVTYYQHHEGQMRLRVTTISRQWSSGSASVQELVDGFDQETAAAVVARLVSFKMETEADFDPIRWLDRALIRLCTKFGDYQKETPSSFSLSPRLSIFPQFMFNLRRSQFVQVFNNSPDETAYFRMMLERENVGNTVAMIQPSLISYSFQSEPMPVLLDVTAIAPDKILLLDSYFTVVIFHGMTIAQWRNAGYQDQEGHEVFAKLLKDPHVEADTIIKERFPVPRLVVCDQHGSQARFLLAKLNPSVTYNSDNAAASGGDVIFTDDVSFDVFMDHLQRLSVQ; encoded by the exons ATGGCGGAGTTCTTTCAGCTTGAGGAAGTGGATGGGATAAGGATGCCATGGAATGTTATTCCGGGCACAAGGGAGGATGCTTTGAGCTGCGTGGTCCCTGTTTCTGCCATCTATACTCCTCTTAAGCCAATCGATAAGATGACAGTAGTCCCATATTCTCCCCTTCGCTGCCGCATGTGTCGTTCGATCCTCAACCCCTTCTCCAGTGTTGACTATAATTCCAAGATCTGGCAGTGTACATTCTGCTTTCAGCGCAATCAATTCCCTCAACACTACTCCTCGATCTCAGAAAATAATCTCCCTCCAGAACTCTTCCCTCAGTATACCACTATGGAGTACATATCCGCTGCCGAAACTGGTCCTGTGGCGCCTCCAGTTTTCATGTTTGTCGTGGATACTTGCATGATCGAGGAAGAAATTGATTATTTGAAGTCTGctctggcgcagactgccgagctATTGCCAGATAATTCCCTTGTTGGATTCATTACTTTTGGGACATATGTACAG GTGCATGAATTGGGTTTTGGCTTGCTGCCAAAGTCATATGTGTTCAAGGGAACAAAAGAGGTCAGCAAGGAACAAATATTGGATCAAATGTGCTTCTTTTCTGGCAAGCAAAAGCCCACCACGGGGGTGATAGCTGGAACTAGGGATGGTCTTTCATCAGAGAGCATCTCTAGGTTCCTGGTGCCTGCTTCTGAGTGCGAGTTTGTATTGAACTCA GTTATCGAAGGTCTGCAAAAAGACCCTTGGCATATTCCAGCTGATCAACGTGCATCAAGATGCACTGGAGCTGCATTAAGTGTGGCAGCCAGTCTCCTGGGCGTTTGTGTCCCTGGCTCAGGTGCTAGGATCATGGCATTTATTGGTGGCCCGTCTACAGAGGGACCTGGTTCT ATTGTATCCAAATCCTTGTCAGAGCCAATTCGCTCACACAAAGACCTCGATAAAGACTCGGCTCCACTTTATGATAAAGCTGTTAAGTTCTATGATCAGATTGCCAAGCAGCTTGTGCACCAAGGACATGTTCTGGATTTGTTTGCATGTGCAGTCGACCAG GTTGGTGTTGCTGAAATGAAGGTTGCAATTGAGAAGACTGGGGGAATTGTTGTGCTTGCTGAAAGTTTTGGTCACTCTGTTTTCAAAGACTCGCTTCTCCGCATCTTTCAGTCAGCAGACAACAACCTTGGATTATCATTCAA TGGTATTCTTGAGATTAACTGCTCAAAAGACGTAAAGATTCAAGGCATTATTGGGCCTTGTACTTCCCTGGAGAAG AAAAGTCCCCTGTCTGCAGATACTGTTATTGGTCAGGGAAACACTAGTGCTTGGAAGATGTGTGGTCTTGACAAGAAAACATCACTTTGCTTCGTATATGATATCTCGAGAAAAGTTGGTCCAGATTCAGTAGCTCAACAGACAAGCAACCAGCTCTACTTTCAATATGTAACCTA CTATCAGCATCATGAGGGCCAGATGAGATTACGGGTTACTACGATCTCCAGACAATGGTCTTCTGGTTCTGCTAGTGTGCAG GAGCTGGTTGATGGCTTTGATCAAGAAACCGCTGCTGCAGTTGTGGCACGCTTGGTCTCCTTTAAGATGGAAACTGAG GCTGATTTCGATCCAATAAGATGGCTTGATCGAGCCTTGATACGTTTATGTACTAAATTTGGAGACTATCAGAAGGAGACACCGTCATCCTTCAGTTTGTCTCCACGTCTATCAATATTTCCCCAGTTTATGTTTAATTTGAGGCGTTCTCAGTTTGTTCAG GTTTTTAACAATAGCCCTGATGAAACCGCATATTTTAGGATGATGTTGGAGAGGGAAAATGTAGGCAATACAGTTGCGATGATTCAGCCTTCACTTATATCCTACTCATTTCAATCAGAGCCAATGCCAGTTCTCTTGGATGTAACTGcaattgctcctgacaagatcctTTTATTGGATTCTTATTTTACTGTTGTTATCTTCCATGGAATGACCATTGCACAATGGCGAAATGCGGGTTACCAAGATCAAGAAGGCCACGAG GTCTTTGCCAAGCTGTTAAAAGATCCACATGTGGAAGCTGATACAATTATCAAGGAGCGGTTTCCTGTACCCCGTTTGGTTGTCTGTGATCAACATGGATCTCAg GCTCGATTTTTACTGGCAAAGCTCAATCCATCTGTTACGTACAACTCTGATAATGCTGCTGCATCTGGAGGAGACGTGATATTCACAGATGATGTGAGCTTCGACGTCTTCATGGATCATCTCCAGCGGTTATCTGTCCAATAG
- the LOC124652833 gene encoding probable carboxylesterase 12, whose product MAMAIRGGATFCSVWAATQPWQRLAVDRRRRPLQQLYSSATISTELRWMIHSTSHKNGAVQAAATEAELDDEVLLEAPAQFRIYKSGRMDRLNEPTLSPPGLDEATGVTSRDVVLDADTGVSVRLYLPKLPDHHSPTKLPVLVFFHGGAFLLGSADDAAYHNYVNALAAEAGVLAVSVDYRLAPEHPLPAAYDDSWAALRWAASAHDGWIAEHGDLSRLFLAGDSAGANIAHDMLMRAASNDNNPRVEGAILLHPWFSGTTAVEGEPPAASKVTGMLWSYACPGAVGGADDPRMNPLAQGAPALEKLGCVRMLVTAGLEDGLAARNRAYHDAVAGSGWRGTAAWLGSEGEGHVFFLGKPGCENAKQLMDRVVAFIAGA is encoded by the coding sequence atggccatggccatcaGGGGCGGAGCCACCTTTTGCTCTGTCTGGGCAGCCACCCAACCATGGCAGCGGCTGGCTGTAGATCGGAGAAGAAGGCCACTCCAGCAACTATACTCATCTGCCACAATTTCAACAGAATTGAGATGGATGATCCATTCTACATCCCACAAAAATGGTGCTGTGCAGGCAGCTGCCACCGAAGCTGAATTGGACGACGAGGTGTTGTTAGAGGCTCCAGCGCAATTCCGCATCTACAAGAGCGGCAGGATGGACCGCCTCAACGAGCCTACCCTCTCGCCTCCTGGCCTGGACGAGGCCACCGGCGTCACCTCCAGGGACGTCGTcctcgacgccgacaccggcgtcTCCGTGCGCCTCTACCTTCCAAAGCTCCCAGATCATCACTCCCCCACGAAGCTCCCGGTCCTCGTCTTCTTCCACGGCGGGGCCTTCCTCCTCGGGTCGGCCGACGACGCCGCGTACCACAACTATGTTAACGCCCTCGCCGCCGAGGCAGGAGTGCTTGCCGTCTCCGTCGACTACCGCCTCGCCCCGGAGCACCCTCTCCCCGCGGCATACGACGACTCCTGGGCCGCGCTCCGGTGGGCGGCGTCGGCGCACGACGGCTGGATCGCCGAGCACGGCGACCTGTCCCGGCTCTTCCTGGCCGGTGACAGCGCCGGTGCCAACATCGCGCATGACATGCTCATGAGGGCGGCCTCCAACGACAACAACCCAAGAGTAGAAGGTGCGATACTGCTGCACCCTTGGTTCAGCGGGACCACGGCGGTCGAGGGTGAGCCCCCGGCCGCGTCCAAGGTCACCGGGATGCTCTGGTCCTACGCGTGCCCCGGGGCGGTGGGCGGCGCCGACGACCCCAGGATGAATCCTCTGGCGCAGGGCGCGCCGGCGCTGGAGAAGCTCGGGTGCGTGAGGATGCTCGTGACCGCGGGGCTGGAGGACGGGCTCGCCGCGCGGAACCGCGCGTACCACGACGCCGTGGCCGGCAGCGGGTGGCGCGGCACCGCGGCGTGGCTCGGGTCCGAGGGGGAGGGCCACGTGTTCTTCCTCGGGAAGCCTGGGTGCGAGAATGCGAAGCAGCTCATGGACCGCGTCGTCGCGTTCATTGCCGGTGCCTGA